The Teredinibacter sp. KSP-S5-2 genomic interval TGATCGACGTGATAATAGTTACTGACGACATACAAAAAAGCTTCCGGAGTTAATTTAAGGCTAGTCGCCCAGGCTAGGTTATGCAAACATCGTGCTCTTTTTGCTTAATAATTGATCCGCATAAGGGCGGAACGAAATTCGTGACATTTTAGTGTTACAAAAGTGTTGACAGACCCCGAGAGGCTCAATAGAATGCGCCCCTCTTCTGAGATGACAGTTGTCTCAGATACCTAGTGTCCCCTTCGTCTAGAGGCCTAGGACACCGCCCTTTCACGGCGGTAACAGGGGTTCGAATCCCCTAGGGGACGCCAAGCGGAAATAGCTCAGTTGGTAGAGCACAACCTTGCCAAGGTTGGGGTCGGGAGTTCGAGCCTCCTTTTCCGCTCCAAATTCAAAAAGCCAGTTCTTATGAACTGGCTTTTTTCGTATTGGCGGAGTGAATTCTGGCTAAGCCTTGCTTTGTATGTGCTTTAGCAAAATCTTGTCTCTTTAACTTGTCTTCACTCGGCTTCCTCGGGTGCTGTGTCGCTCATACTTATACCGATACAGCATCTGACGATATGTCATATGAGATGAACTTTCTTTCAGACAGCCCATATTTTATTGCTTGCTCTCTCCATGGGGCGATATGCGGAGCTTTGAGATGCATGTCTAAGCTTTCTCTACTTGGCCATAATTCCGAAAACCGAATCAGGCCCTTATCAAAAGGATCCTCCGCGACGTCATAGGCTATGCAACCATCATTGGCGTAGGTTTCTGTAACCAATTTGTGTAAATGGGGTAAAAGTTTTTTAATATTTTCTGGTGGAAATCTCAGTGTTCCGAATACTGCAATTTTGGCTTTCATTAAACTTCCTGTTTTGGAGTAAGGGTTGTTTTTGAATTTACACGATACCGTCAGGGAGCTGTGAGAAGCTTGGTATGCCTTCGTAAGGTTCATTCCAGCAAGCTTTTGATTCGGTATTCACGTGTGCGACTGGTTTCAGGTTAATGGGGGTGTCGATAGTGGATAAGGTAACGCTGAGGTAGATACTTTTATTGGGTGCGTAATTCATTAGCCGAGTGCCACAGTTACCACAAAAAGCTCTATAGCCGCCTATATTGTTCAGGTGTTCTTTTAAATAGTTGTTGTCGTCAGAAATAACTAGAGTCTTAGCTTTGGCGAGCGCTACTGTCACGTAGTCTGCTCCGTGGGCTTTTCGACAAAATTGACAGTGGCAGTTAAATATTTTTCCCGGTATTAGTTCTACCTGGTATTTGATTGCGCCGCATAGGCAACTTCCTTCGATCATGTTGGCTCCTTTTGGCTCATGTTTTTGACGTATAGTTTTGTTAGTCGATATGGAAATGGATAGATAATGATTGCCTTAGTTTAAACTTTTTGTGTCCTGCCACCAATCTACTGCCAGTTTTTCGTGTTTAACGATAAATTCATTTTTTAGGTCGCAATAGACGCCAATATCATTATTGCAGGCTTCTGCGGCTTTAGATTTTACGTTTTCATATTCTTCTGCGATATCTTTATTCGCTATAAGATAATCTCGGAAAGCCAAATGGCTAATAACATGTGTTGAATTTGTACTGAAGGCGTGTATCTGATGTGTTCTATCGTCCCCTCCTTTTTGGTAGTAGCGCCTTCCTTTTATACCGTACTCACCTAGGCATTCGTAGCCTATTCTTTCGAAATAGTTATTCAGTTTGTCCAGGGTTTCAATCTTTTTGATTTCCAGTAATATGTCAATAATCGGCTTTGACGGCAACCCTTTGACGGAAGTGCTTCCAATGTGATGAATACGATATATTTCCACGGGAATTGATTTGAAAATTAATTCTTTTTCTTGCTCAAATAGTTTGGGCCAGCTGTTGTTGTATGGAACGATTAATATCTCCCTCATGTCGGGCCTCCTTCTGTTTTGCATAACATATGTGAATAAAGCTTCGAATGCTTTAAAAAAGCAATTGAGTCAGTGTTATTTTTTGATTAAATGTTTTTCCATAATGTAATCGTCCATATAGAAGCCTTCTCCAATATCTTCTTTAATGCTTGCTTTAATGGAGAAGCCCTGTCGCTTGTACCATTCGATGGAGTCGTTATTCTGTTTGTTCACCGTTAGCCAAATGATCCCAGAGTTACATTTTGATTCTGCAAAATCGAGCATCGCTTTACCAATGCCTTGTCCTCGTGAAGCGCTGGTTGTGTAGATCTTGCTGATCATTGTTTTGCTTTCGTTATTGACCAACGCTATGTAGCCAACATAATCTGTTTCAAGCTGTGCCAGATAATAGTCGTATCCATTTGATATCTGGTTGCGAATAGCTGAAGCGTTCTGAAACTTGGCTAGCATATATTCAACTTGCGGGAGCCCAATAATTCGAGTGAAGTGCTCAGTCCATATTTCCTTGGCTAGCTTGGCTACGTGATCAATGTCGGAAGTATCTTCTACGCGGATTAATTGTACTGACATTAGATGTGCCTTTTGCTTCCGGTTTTTCTGTGGTCAATCTTAACCTATGCAAAAATGTTTCGTGTTTGCTTGGGGTGAGTATATTTATTTGTTTACCCCTGGTCATATTTAGGGACGATTACAATACAGTAAAGCTCCGTTGGGGAATGTGTCTCTACCAGTTAGTTTCTAGCAATCGCACGACACGTTACCCTTTTTGGTGTCATTTTCCCCCTCTGTAGAGTAGCCGTCTCGTTTCCACCAATCCAGTCCGCCGAGTAGTTCTTTCACCTTAAAGCCAAGTTTTGACATGTTGAGTGCTCCTTTTGTGGATGCGTTGCATCCTATTCCGTCGCAATACGTAACATAGAGCTTTGCTTTGTCCAAGTTCTGTGTTGTTTCTTCGTTCATGGTTCTGTGAGGAACATTGATGGCGCCGGGAATATGTTCTTGGGCAAAGGCTTCAGGTGATCTTGTGTCTATCACGAGAATATCGCCATCAGATCCGAGTGTTTCCGATAAATCCCAGGAATCAATTTCGTAGTTGAGTTTTGCTTGGTAGAAATCAATTTGATTCATAGTTCATCTCCAATAACTGAGTTGGATGTTATCATCTTTTTAAGTGATCTTTAAAAAATGTAAAGCCACCTAAAAAGGGTTTTAGGCGGGTAACGTGCTAATGTATGTTTTTGATATACTATTGTTTTTTGAGTTCAGTTGTTGAAAACGAAAAGCGTATAATCGGCGCATATATAAAGTTAGTCGGAAAACGTGTTCCGTCATTAACAAGTATGAGGATCTATGAAAACTAACGGTTCCTGTCTCTGCGGTAAAGTTCGTTTTGTTGTTGAAGGTGATTTTGAGCATTTCTTTCTGTGTCACTGTCAACGCTGTCGTAAAGATACCGGATCCGCTCATGCGGCCAACCTGTTTTCCACTTCAGCAATGCTAACGTGGTTGTCCGGTGAGGATGAGGTCAATACTTACCAGGTTCCTGGCTCACGCCATGTAAAAAGCTTCTGTTCTCACTGTGGTTCTGCTGTTCCGAATGTGCAAATGGAAGGACGCCTAACTGTGGTGCCTGCAGGTAGTTTGGATGATGATGTCTCAATTCGGCCTGATGCACATATCTGTGTGGCTAGTAAGGCTAATTGGGATGAGGAGTTGGATTTAATTCCCAAGCTAGAGGGAATGCCAGGAAATTAAATGAACTAATGCCAGATAATAAATATGGAAGTTTATCATCTGGCATTAGTGTTTAGCATTATTTTGTTATTACTTTGAGGGAATAGGGTTTTTTACAGCTTATTGGCATGGTTTCATTTCCCGCTCCGTGGGTTGTATAGCTGTACCAACTATTTGTTACCCGTATAGACCATTTTCCGGATGCTTTTTCTCCGTTGGGCATTTGGTAGTGTAGGTTTGAAGATAGATAATCGCCATTTGATTGCATAATCTGTTGTGATGTATTGTCAAAGAGAACTAAAGTGACGCCATCACTTTTATCGAGTTGAGTAAGAGCAAGCAAGCTTATTGTTGCCGCTTCGTTAGGGTAAAACGAGTAGTAGTCGTCCATGCCAATTGCGTTGCCATTCTTATCTATATTGCATAAGTAAGATGTATCATGTGTGCCTACCCCGTCTGAAATGACAATGTTTTTCGCAGTATTAAACGAATCATCATCTTCGTTCGTGTCGTTGATTTGTATTCTGGATACTCGGATTTTGTAATCTATGGATACATTTTCAGAGGTTGACCCGCTCCAATAGGCTTTTAGATATATATCAGTATCTGGTGCGACTGTTTCCCATAGCGTGAATTTGTTTTTATCTGTATAACTTTCAATATAACTGCTTTCCTTTTTGTGTTTGTCGTATCGATATATGTCGACAGATAGAGTGACGCCTTCTGTGGGGTGAACTGTCGGGACTACATGGAACTCTATTCCATATCCCCATGGGCCTGATAGGCCGCTTTTTACTTTATAGTAGTCTTCGTCATCAGAAATCGTGCCGATTATGAGATTCGATAATCCAGCGTCATTTGCGGTTTCAAAAGAGTTGTTGTTTTCGTGTTCTGTGTAAGCATTGGTCGGGATGTTGAAGTTGAAAGGGCTCGTTGCTATTCCTCCTTTAGATAGAAAGCTGGTGGAGAATGTTTGAACATGAATTGGGCCAGTGGTTGCGCCTTCAGGAACCGTTGCCAGGATCGTATTTCCCTTTTTACTAAAGCTGGCAGGCGTGCCATTGAAGTCGACTTTTTGGGGATTACTTCCTTCCGTTAATCTGTCGCCTGAAATACTTATTTTCTCTCCAGGCAGTCCGATACTGGGTTCCACATTGGTAATTACTGGAGTGCATCCGAAAAGACATATTTGAAATATTAATATCACGATAGTGTGCATGTGATTTTGAAAAGTGAAATTGTTTTTCATCCCAATGCTCCGTTGCTGATGTTTTAATCTTTATTATCTGGGTTATGTCGTCTGATGTGACAAATTCCGTTCCTTTCGTCGGGCTGGTATCACTCTTTCTTATAGGTGTGTTTGAATAATGTAGTATAAAAATAAGGGGGATTCCGTTGGATGTCGGATAAAGCCTCTGAATTTTATTGCTGATAGATACATTGTTTTTGAATTTAGATATAAGGTTTATCGATAGTATCGATCAAGATGGGTTAAACAGTGTTCTGAACAAGGAGAGGAAACATGGCGACATCAGCTTTTAAATTTTCCACTTTTAGTGATGCCATATACTATGGAGCAAACCATTGTTTAGGGTACACAAATCTGCATCCAAAACACTGGGAGTATTGTGTTTTTATATACAGAAATGATGCATCTTGGAATCATACTCATCCAGTAGATACCGTCCATGACTCAAACGGCTTTGTAAAATTGGGGCATATGAAAGCGCCAAATGGTCTAAAAGCTATAGTACACAGTCATCCAGACTGGATCACTGCTCCGGGAATGTTTTCTGCTGAGGATATAAGTGCCTCTACTATACATAGCGTTCCGGTCTTCTTAATTACACACTGGAGATTGATTAGAGGGTATGACCCTATTTTGAATCGATATACTGAATTGGCAGGTAGGTGCTGGCGAATAACCAAGCGAAAGGATAAGTTTCCTTCTATTTCGGACCCCGACAACCATCCCCAGAAATGGCAGGCATCACTTCCTCCTTATGGTTATGATAATTCTCCATTCTCTGTCTATAAGCCATTTTCTTGTGTGGCAGTAAAATAGGATACAATACCTGTCGCTCTATGATTGTGTGTTGATGGTATTTACTTGATAAGTATTTATTTGATGTATTAGCGATAATATTTCTTCTCCTGGTACAGGGCGGCCATATAAAAAACCCTGTGCCACATCGCATCCCAGTTTTTTGAGAAATTCATACTGTTGTTGATTTTCAACACCTTCGGCGATAACTTCAAGTCCAAGTTTGTGCGCCAATATTATGCTCGCTTCCACGATTGCTGCGTCGCTTGCATTATCTGTTACATCAAATATGAAGCTTTGGTCGATTTTAAGGGTGGTAACGGAGAAGCGTTTTAAATATGCCAATGACGAATAGCCAGTGCCAAAATCATCAATCGCTGTGCGTACTCCATATTTGTTTAGCGATACCATAACCTGCGAAGCCCGAACAGGGTCCTGCATTACGATATTTTCTGTTATTTCCAGTTCCAGTTTGGATTTTGGAATTTCGTAAAGTGTGATCAGGCGTTTTATCTTATCCTGAAACATCGGGTCTTGTAGTTGAACAGCGGAAACATTGGCACTTATGCGCAGGTCTTCGAGTCCTGCTTCTTTGCACGCGTTATACTGTCTGCATGTTTGCTCGACTACCCACTCCCCGACCTGGATAATCAGCCTTGATGATTCTAACAAGGGAATAAATTCACCGGGAGATACCGTTCCCCTCGTCTTGCTATGCCAGCGTAGTAAGGCTTCCAGCCCTATTACTTTACCAGTGGCAATGTCGATTTGTGGTTGGTAATACAAACTAAACTCGTGGTTGGCAATTGCATAACGCAGTTCGGTATCGATTTTCAATAATTCTTGACCACGGAGGTTCATTTGCGGTGAGTAAAACTGGTATTGGCTGGAGCCAAGGGATTTTGCTCGATACATAGCGACATTGGCATGTCGTAGAAGATCGGTTGCGTTATCGCCGTCTTTTGGAAATACTGAGACACCGATACTAAAGCTGATAAATACTTCCTGTTCTTCAATTTTTATGGGGATCTTGAATATATGCGTCAAAGTGCTGAGTTTTGATATCGTATCCTCTTGCTTCTTAATGTCGTCGATAAGAATAACAAACTCATCACTGCCTAAACGGGCAACAACTTCCGTGTGTTTTATGTAGTTTTCCAAACGGGAGGCAACTTTTTTCAATAGTTGGTCACCCGCGATATGTCCCAGGTTGTCGTTTATTCTTTTAAATTTGTCAATATCTATTAAAAACAGGGCAATTT includes:
- a CDS encoding GFA family protein, encoding MIEGSCLCGAIKYQVELIPGKIFNCHCQFCRKAHGADYVTVALAKAKTLVISDDNNYLKEHLNNIGGYRAFCGNCGTRLMNYAPNKSIYLSVTLSTIDTPINLKPVAHVNTESKACWNEPYEGIPSFSQLPDGIV
- a CDS encoding IPT/TIG domain-containing protein — its product is MKNNFTFQNHMHTIVILIFQICLFGCTPVITNVEPSIGLPGEKISISGDRLTEGSNPQKVDFNGTPASFSKKGNTILATVPEGATTGPIHVQTFSTSFLSKGGIATSPFNFNIPTNAYTEHENNNSFETANDAGLSNLIIGTISDDEDYYKVKSGLSGPWGYGIEFHVVPTVHPTEGVTLSVDIYRYDKHKKESSYIESYTDKNKFTLWETVAPDTDIYLKAYWSGSTSENVSIDYKIRVSRIQINDTNEDDDSFNTAKNIVISDGVGTHDTSYLCNIDKNGNAIGMDDYYSFYPNEAATISLLALTQLDKSDGVTLVLFDNTSQQIMQSNGDYLSSNLHYQMPNGEKASGKWSIRVTNSWYSYTTHGAGNETMPISCKKPYSLKVITK
- a CDS encoding rhodanese-like domain-containing protein, which translates into the protein MNQIDFYQAKLNYEIDSWDLSETLGSDGDILVIDTRSPEAFAQEHIPGAINVPHRTMNEETTQNLDKAKLYVTYCDGIGCNASTKGALNMSKLGFKVKELLGGLDWWKRDGYSTEGENDTKKGNVSCDC
- a CDS encoding GNAT family N-acetyltransferase, translated to MSVQLIRVEDTSDIDHVAKLAKEIWTEHFTRIIGLPQVEYMLAKFQNASAIRNQISNGYDYYLAQLETDYVGYIALVNNESKTMISKIYTTSASRGQGIGKAMLDFAESKCNSGIIWLTVNKQNNDSIEWYKRQGFSIKASIKEDIGEGFYMDDYIMEKHLIKK
- a CDS encoding GrpB family protein, with protein sequence MREILIVPYNNSWPKLFEQEKELIFKSIPVEIYRIHHIGSTSVKGLPSKPIIDILLEIKKIETLDKLNNYFERIGYECLGEYGIKGRRYYQKGGDDRTHQIHAFSTNSTHVISHLAFRDYLIANKDIAEEYENVKSKAAEACNNDIGVYCDLKNEFIVKHEKLAVDWWQDTKSLN
- a CDS encoding putative quinol monooxygenase — protein: MKAKIAVFGTLRFPPENIKKLLPHLHKLVTETYANDGCIAYDVAEDPFDKGLIRFSELWPSRESLDMHLKAPHIAPWREQAIKYGLSERKFISYDISSDAVSV
- a CDS encoding GFA family protein: MKTNGSCLCGKVRFVVEGDFEHFFLCHCQRCRKDTGSAHAANLFSTSAMLTWLSGEDEVNTYQVPGSRHVKSFCSHCGSAVPNVQMEGRLTVVPAGSLDDDVSIRPDAHICVASKANWDEELDLIPKLEGMPGN